A single Primulina eburnea isolate SZY01 chromosome 11, ASM2296580v1, whole genome shotgun sequence DNA region contains:
- the LOC140805182 gene encoding uncharacterized protein isoform X2 → MHCVQRNVITEKLFELAGNDLEIDDFFRFFILLLFNCVIFPISNFGTPKFIFPYLDNLETFFGYGWGDAAFRFLRDEIEDHLGFSKVKKKDKKYMGGCIVGLMAWVYERVPMLGEPRVLHCFPRLFKWVESKIPVNPIKAEAALMAIVPIKPFEEEKKTR, encoded by the exons ATGCACTGTGTGCAGAGAAATGTCATAACAGAGAAGTTGTTTGAGTTGGCCGGGAATGATCTTGAGATTGATGattttttcagattttttattttgctGCTTTTTAATTGTGTTATATTTCCTATTAGTAATTTTGGAACACCAAAGTTTATTTTCCCATATTTGGACAATTTGGAAACTTTTTTTGGATATGGTTGGGGAGACGCAGCCTTTAGGTTTTTGCGTGATGAAATTGAAGACCATCTTGGATTCTCTAAAGTGAAAAAAAAGGATAAAAAGTATATGGGAGGTTGCATAGTTGGATTGATG GCTTGGGTGTATGAAAGAGTTCCTATGCTTGGTGAACCGCGTGTTTTACATTGCTTTCCTCGTTTATTCAAGTGGGTAGAGAGCAAGATTCCCGTGAATCCTATAAAGGCAGAGGCTGCTTTAATGGCT ATAGTGCCGATCAAACCATTCGAGGAGGAAAAAAAAACTCGTTGA
- the LOC140805238 gene encoding uncharacterized protein isoform X1, protein MIIQTDNNQRRRGRGGTAYKKRKFRAELLEMPLLKQLRGDQVLKYDASYDFGMDRKKFEINIFSRGGDSDAQSSKDSNSFQGGADFVTCTRTEAKTRNILPKTRPFNEPSTSYASWGGLNPDVGLDSPESRSLTKSSSCNAESLSISGSNYDDDLLEIERHAEYSLSEYENDDMNAEKELFNLLYSDGTAPSNYVLSSGRWSVDQDNIEEGTKKLTIDQEFEQYFSELML, encoded by the exons CACTGCTTACAAGAAAAGAAAATTTCGAGCCGAACTTCTAGAAATGCCTCTGCTTAAACAACTACGCGGGGATCAAGTTCTCAAATACGATGCTTCTTATGATTTTGGAATGGATAGAAAGAAGTTTGAAATTAACATATTCTCCAGAGGAGGCGACTCAGATGCACAATCTTCAAAAGATAGCAATAGCTTTCAGGGGGGTGCGGATTTTGTCACGTGTACGCGGACTGAAGCTAAAACTCGTAATATACTCCCAAAAACACGCCCATTCAACGAGCCCTCAACTTCATATGCCAGTTGGggtggcttgaatcccgatgtGGGTCTTGATTCCCCGGAGAGCAGATCATTAACCAAATCAAGTTCCTGCAATGCAGAATCATTATCCATAAGTGGATCGAATTATGATGACGACCTTCTTGAAATTGAACGACATGCTGAATATAGCTTATCCGAATATGAAAACGATGACATGAATGCCGAGAAAGAACTTTTTAATTTGCTGTATTCAGACGGGACTGCTCCAAGTAATTATGTGCTATCATCTGGAAGGTGGTCTGTTGATCAAG ATAATATCGAAGAAGGAACGAAGAAACTAACGATAGACCAGGAGTTCGAGCAGTACTTTTCAGAGCTTATGCTGTGA
- the LOC140805238 gene encoding uncharacterized protein isoform X2, translating into MEENMSSPDEINSTAYKKRKFRAELLEMPLLKQLRGDQVLKYDASYDFGMDRKKFEINIFSRGGDSDAQSSKDSNSFQGGADFVTCTRTEAKTRNILPKTRPFNEPSTSYASWGGLNPDVGLDSPESRSLTKSSSCNAESLSISGSNYDDDLLEIERHAEYSLSEYENDDMNAEKELFNLLYSDGTAPSNYVLSSGRWSVDQDNIEEGTKKLTIDQEFEQYFSELML; encoded by the exons CACTGCTTACAAGAAAAGAAAATTTCGAGCCGAACTTCTAGAAATGCCTCTGCTTAAACAACTACGCGGGGATCAAGTTCTCAAATACGATGCTTCTTATGATTTTGGAATGGATAGAAAGAAGTTTGAAATTAACATATTCTCCAGAGGAGGCGACTCAGATGCACAATCTTCAAAAGATAGCAATAGCTTTCAGGGGGGTGCGGATTTTGTCACGTGTACGCGGACTGAAGCTAAAACTCGTAATATACTCCCAAAAACACGCCCATTCAACGAGCCCTCAACTTCATATGCCAGTTGGggtggcttgaatcccgatgtGGGTCTTGATTCCCCGGAGAGCAGATCATTAACCAAATCAAGTTCCTGCAATGCAGAATCATTATCCATAAGTGGATCGAATTATGATGACGACCTTCTTGAAATTGAACGACATGCTGAATATAGCTTATCCGAATATGAAAACGATGACATGAATGCCGAGAAAGAACTTTTTAATTTGCTGTATTCAGACGGGACTGCTCCAAGTAATTATGTGCTATCATCTGGAAGGTGGTCTGTTGATCAAG ATAATATCGAAGAAGGAACGAAGAAACTAACGATAGACCAGGAGTTCGAGCAGTACTTTTCAGAGCTTATGCTGTGA
- the LOC140805182 gene encoding uncharacterized protein isoform X1, with product MHCVQRNVITEKLFELAGNDLEIDDFFRFFILLLFNCVIFPISNFGTPKFIFPYLDNLETFFGYGWGDAAFRFLRDEIEDHLGFSKVKKKDKKYMGGCIVGLMAWVYERVPMLGEPRVLHCFPRLFKWVESKIPVNPIKAEAALMAVRSNKIVPIKPFEEEKKTR from the exons ATGCACTGTGTGCAGAGAAATGTCATAACAGAGAAGTTGTTTGAGTTGGCCGGGAATGATCTTGAGATTGATGattttttcagattttttattttgctGCTTTTTAATTGTGTTATATTTCCTATTAGTAATTTTGGAACACCAAAGTTTATTTTCCCATATTTGGACAATTTGGAAACTTTTTTTGGATATGGTTGGGGAGACGCAGCCTTTAGGTTTTTGCGTGATGAAATTGAAGACCATCTTGGATTCTCTAAAGTGAAAAAAAAGGATAAAAAGTATATGGGAGGTTGCATAGTTGGATTGATG GCTTGGGTGTATGAAAGAGTTCCTATGCTTGGTGAACCGCGTGTTTTACATTGCTTTCCTCGTTTATTCAAGTGGGTAGAGAGCAAGATTCCCGTGAATCCTATAAAGGCAGAGGCTGCTTTAATGGCTGTGAGATCGAACAAG ATAGTGCCGATCAAACCATTCGAGGAGGAAAAAAAAACTCGTTGA